Below is a genomic region from Deltaproteobacteria bacterium.
GGTCCGGCCACGTGGGATACGCGCCGAACATGCCGTGATTTGCGGTGATCTTACTGCGCATGCCGGCGCAGCCGCACTGGTACTCCACCCCCGACGTGTTCTTGACCATCCACACGGCGGTGTGGCCCAAGCCGCCGCGGAACTTTCCGTAGCCGCCGGAGTCGGGCTCGATGTTCCGGCCGATGAACAGGATGGGGTAGTAGAGCTCCGTGACCTCGGCGTTTCCGAAATCGGCGTTGGGGGTGTAGATGCACCACGCGCTGTTTTCGCCATCGGCCATGCCGCGAGAGGGGCTGCCGTTGCTGGCTTGTTCGAGCGTGAGTCCGGCCACGAACATCCCGGACTGGTTGATCCCGGAGAACTCGGCGGTGAGCGTGGTGGCCGCACCGGCCGCCACCTCTTCGATGAACCCGCGGCTGAAATAGAGCCGGCCGAAGGTTTCGTAGAACGAGCTGAGCCACATCACCGCCGGTGCCCACGAGACGCCGGAGGAGGCGTAGTAGTTGACCGGGAACGGGTTGGCCCACGAGCCAGCCGGCGGCATCTCGAAATCCCACGTCGCCACCGGGCCCCAGTTGAACATGTCGAAGCCGACCATGTGCGAGTAGCCGTTCAGCATCGCGGACGGGATCGCGCTCGGGTGGATGTTCTCGCCGAACGGCACCCAGCGGCTGGCACCGCGCATCGACACGTGCAGCTTGGCGTCGGCATCGATGTGGACTTCCAGCGGCAGGTTAAACAGGCAGTCGATGTTCTGGTGCGGCAGAATCACGCGCTTGCCCTTCATCGCCAGGTCCTTGAAGTTGGACTTGCGAATGCGGCCGGGCACGGCCTGGGTCTTGACGCGGGCGGCAGCGTAGCGGCGGCTGTCCTCGATGTACTCGCGGCACACGTCCTGGAAGTAATCGAGCCCGTACTTCTCGATCAGCCGCAGCACGCGGTCACGGATAGTGATACAGCCCGCCAGCCGGCCGCGCGCGTCGCCCATCACCCAGTCGGGCACGCGCGTGCGCGAGCGGATGCGCATCTCGTACCACGGGTAGTAGCGGTCATCCTCCCCGACCCGCTCCATCGAGACCGGCACACCGTCGGAGAAGCAGTCGGGGTTGAGGAAGCCGATCGAGCCGGGCGTGACGTAGCCGCCGTCCATCACGTGGCTGACGGCGCTGGCCCAGGCCACCAGCTCGCCCTTGTAGAAGATCGGGATCGCGCCGTCGAAGTCGACCGAGTGAATGCCGCCGTAATGCGGGTCGTTGTTCTCGAAGACGTCGCCGGGCTTGATGCCAGGATACGTCTCGTAGTCCATTTCGATCAGCTGGCGGATGAAGATTGACAGCACGCCGGGGTGGGCGGTGATGCCCTTCGAGGCGCACACCGCTTCGCCGGTGGGCACGTGCAGCGCCCACAACGCGTCACCGCCCTCGGCGGCGACCGGCGACGCCGACACTTTGCAGCCGACTTCCCAGGCTGCGTCCATGGTGTTGAGCAGGATGTGCCACACCGCCTCGTAGGTGCCCGGGTCCGCCTGTTTGCGCGGCAGCGTCTGCAGGCCGAAGAGGCAGCCGGTTTCCTGCAACCGGCGCTCGTTCTCGGCCAGTTGATCCTTGATGCGCCGAGCGGGTTGCTGCGCACGCGCGGTGCTCTTGGCGCTCATCGCTTCCTTCCTCCCTGCGTCAGCCAGTAAATGTTGTACTCGTCGATCTTCACGCGCCAGTCGGGCGGTACGAACAACGTGGTGTTCGGCGCCTCGATGACAGCGAGCCCGGCGACTTCGTTGCCCGGACGCAGGTCATCCATCTCGTAGATCCGCGCATCGTGCCACTGGCCCTTCTGGAAGACCGGACGAATCGCTTTCTGCGCCTTCTTCGACGGCTTCTTCCCTTCCAGGTCGTACTTGACGACCTTCGGCTTGAGGGTGTCGACCTGCGCCACGACGGCGACCTCGGTGGTGAGGTACGTCGGCATCGGCGGTTTGCCGGCGAGCGTAAACATCTTAGCGAAGACCTCCTCGAAACGCGCCACCAGTTGGTCAACGCGCTCCGGCGCGTCGAGCCGCGGCACCGGCGATTCCACTTCTACGTCTTCGAGCTGACCGTAGTAGCGGATGTAGGCGATCTGCCGGACGCTGATCAGGTTGCGGTCGAAGCCTTCGTTGAGCAGCTCTTTGAGCAACTCCTCTTCGAGTTCACGCCAGGCCCCGTCGATGATGCGGGCCGCCTGCATCTTGGCGTCAGCACTGGCCGCGGGCGGAATCACTGCCGACACGCTCTTGTGACGGCGATGCGCGTAGTCCATGCACGCGCCGCCCCAGGCCGAGAACGCCGCCGCGTGCGGCGCGGTGGCGACGCCCTTCCAGGGATACTCGGCGGCGTAACCACACAAGTGCATCGGGCCGGCGCCGCCGTAGCCCAGCAGGACGTAGTCGCGGATGTCGTAGCCGAGCATGAGCGAGCGCACGAGGTGCTCGCGCATCATGATGTTGATCAGGTTCACACATTGTTCGGCGGCGACGTACGGGTCCAGCCCCAGCGGGCCGGAGACCTTCTCCTTGAAGATCCGCAGCGACTTGTCCTTGTTCACCTTCACGCGGCCGCCGAGATAGTAATCGGGGTTGATGACGCCGAGCAGCATATCGCAATCGCCGATCGTCGGCGTCTCGTTGCCGGTTTCCTGGAACACGGGGCCGGGCGTGCCGCCGGCGCTGTCGGGGCCGAGCTTGATGCGGTTGGTGGTCGGGTCGATGCGGATGTAGGTGCCGGTGCCGGCGCCGATCGAGCGAATGTCGAGCATCGGCACGTTCACGTACATCTGCATGAAAGCGGGCTCGCGTTCCATCGGCAAGATGCCCGCGGTGATCGCGCCGGCATCGAAGCTGGTGCCGCCCATGTCCGAACAGACGATGTTCTCGATGCCGCGGTTCTGCCCGAGATAGTGGGCGCCCATCAAGCCGCCGACGGGTCCGGACATCATGGTCTCGAACAAGCGCGGGTAGCGGATGTTGGTCACGCCGCCGTAGCAGAGCACGGTCTTCAACGACCGGCTGTAGCCGTAGTCAGCGAGCTTCGATTCCACGGTCAGGAACTGTCGCCGCGCCGGCTGCGTGGCGTATGCCTGCACGACGGTGGCGTTGGCGCGGGAAATCTCGCGTTGCACCGGCGCCACTTGGCTGGAGACGGCGAGATAGACGTTGCGGCCGGCCTCTTTGATGATCTCCTCGGCGATTGCCTGCGCCCGCAGCTCGTGCGCCGGGTTAACGAAGGAGTAGAGGAAGACGATCGCCAGCGCCTCGATGCCCTCGTCGAGCAACTCGCGCACGCCCTGGCGCACCTCGTGCTCGTAGATCGGGATCACCGGCGCGCCGAACATGTCGATGCGTTCGGTGACGCCGCGGGTGAGCTTGCGCGGCACCAGCGGGGCCGCGTGCTTGCGGTACTGCATGTGGGTGATCTCGGACCAATCGAGGCCGATGAAGCTCTGCCGGCCGCGGCCTTGCACGATCAGGTCCTCGAAGCCGCGCGTCACCAGCAGCCCGGTTTTGAGCCCATCAAGGTTGATCAAGGTGTTGAGCATCGCCGTGCCGGTGTAGATGGCGGTCTCGACATTCGGACAGAATTCCCGGCCGTCTTTCGCCAGCGACTTCCCCCAGTACGTCAGGGCGTCGTCGAGCGATTCCATGTAGCCAATGCTCTCGTCGTAGCGGGTGGTCGGCGCCTTGCCGATGACAAAGCGCCCCTGCTCGTCGACGACGATCACGTCGGTCATGGTTCCGCCCGCATCGGACGCCACCAGATATCGGCTCATCGCAAACCTATGCCTCCCTCACACTCCGGCTCTCGGGTCCGCCACGAGAGTTCCTGCTGAGCTTGGGCGAGCCCGCCGTCGCGGTAGCGATAGGTGCCTCACGGGCCACTTCCAACCGGACAGCGGAACTGCCGAAACTAACGTTTGTTAAGCTACCCGCTCGGCAAAATCAAGCGCCATCCGGCGTCCCGTCAGGACTCCGGCGCGGTCGATCACGCCGAGCGATGCTCCTCAAGACCTGAAGCTCTCGGCGCCTGGCTTCGTGACGCCCGAAGCCAGCTTTGGCCTCGGCGAGCTCTGGGCCTTCGCGCTAGTACCCCAGGCATCAAGGAAGGCTTCGACGCTTCTCTCCGGCGCGCTTGTCCTGATCCATCCCGAGACAGAGGAAGTCTTCGTCGTCCTGCCACTCAATGATCCGCCGTAGCAACATGCCGGTGAGGGGGTAACCGAAGGGCACCGAGGCACCCGCCCCTGCGAAGATCGCAACGGCTCCACCTGCCTCAGCACGCAGCCGGCGAGCGGCAATCAGTTCCGGCGATAACCGCGACTTGGGCGCTTCAGACATCACCTGCCCCGTTAGTGCAACCCCGCATAAGCCACAGCGAACTGCGAAGTCAAACTGCGAAGGGACCGTCCACACTTCGCCGCAGTGATGGGCGAGCCGTTGGTGTTTGCACGCCCAGTGCAAGAACCATATGATTCACCCATGGGCGCAGCCGCCGGCAGTATTGACCATGCCCGCATTGACGGGCGCAAGGCGCGCCGGGCGGGCACGCGTGCCGCGGTCGTGGATGCCCTACTGGACTTACTCGAGGACGGCGAGCTGAGGCCGACCGGGCCGCGCATTGCCGCACGCGCCGGGGTGTCGCTGCGCTCGATCTTCCAGCACTTCACCGACATCGAGGCGTTGTTCGCTGCCGCCGCGGATCGGCAGACCGAGCGTATCCGTGCCCTCGCCAGCCCCGTCACGGGGCAGGGGCCACTGAGCCAGCGCCTCGCGGCCTTCGCCGCCCAACGCGCGCGGATCTTCGAGGCGATAACTCCGGTGCGGCGCGCGGCCCTGCTGATGGAACCCTTCTCGCCGGAAATAGCCCGGCGCTTGCGTCAGGCGCGCGCTGCCGCCAGACGCGAAATCGAGCGGGTGTTCGCACCCGAATTGAGCCCGCTGCCAGCCAGCGAGCAAAGCGAAGTACTTGCCGCCCTGGATGCCGCCAGCGGCTTCTCGACTTGGTACACGCTGCGCGCGCATCAGGATCTCGCCCCCGAGCCGGCGCTCCGGGTGATGACGCGCCTGCTCGCCAACCTCTTGTCGGAGGAACGATGATGGAGTACCTGCGCACGCCCGACGAACGCTTCGGCAATTTACCCGGCTATCCCTTCACACCGCATTACCTCGAGGCCGACGGCTTGCGCATTCACTACCTCGATGAGGGCCCAGGCGGCGCCGCCCCGGTACTGTTGCTGCACGGCGAACCCTCGTGGTCATACCTCTATCGCCGGATGATCCCCGTCATCGTCGCCGCCGGCCACCGCGTGGTGGCGCCGGACCTGGTTGGCTTCGGCCGTTCGGACAAACCCGTCCGGCGCGGGGACTACACCTATCAGCGCCACGTCGACTGGATGCGCGGCGTCGTCGAGCAACTTGATCTGCGCCGCATCACGCTCGTGTGTCAGGACTGGGGCGGCCTGATCGGCCTGCGGCTGGCCGCCGAGCATGAGCAGCGCTTCGCAGGCATCGTGGCGGCCAATACCTTTCTGCCCACGGGCGATGTCTCCCCCGGACCGGCTTTCTTGGCGTGGCGGCAGTATTCGCAGGAAACGCCCGAGTTCCATGTCGGCGGCATAGTGCGCGGGGGCTGCGTCAGTGACCTCGCCCCGGAAATCATCGCGGCCTACGATGCCCCGTTCCCCGATGATCGCTACAAAGCCGGCGCCCGCCAGTTCCCGACGCTGGTGCCGGCCACGCCCGATGACCCTGCAACTGAACCCAATCGTCGCGCTTGGGAGGTGCTGAGCCGCTGGCATAAGCCGTTCCTGACCGCGTTCAGCGACTCCGATCCGATCACTGCCGGAGCTGACGTGGCCCTGCGACAAGCGATCCCCGGCGCTGCCGGCCAACCGCATACTACCATCGCCGGCGCCGGCCACTTCCTGCAAGAGGATAAAGGCGAGGACTTCGCGCGCGTGATCGTCGCCTACCTGGCGGCCGCCTCCTAGCCCGCCTCGACGCGCATTGTCGGCTTCCCTATAATCCCGCACCGTGGCCAGAGCGGCGCTCGGCGTGCGGTGTCACAATGTGTTTGAACGATGAGCAGTGCGCGCAAGTGCCAGCCAGAACGAGGATTGAAACGTGAAGAGAGCAGCACCGGCTGAACAGATTCATCCCGTCGATCTCCGCAGCGCGGCCGAGGCGCGCTACCTCGCCTACGCGCTCAGCGTCATCACTTCGCGCGCGCTGCCGGATGTGCGCGACGGGCTCAAGCCGGTGCAGCGCCGGATCCTGTACGCGATGTACCAGAACCTGCGCCTCACCGCCGGCACCCGCCCGCGCAAGTCGGCGGCGGTGGTCGGTGAGGTGCTGGGGAAATATCATCCCCACGGCGACCTCGCTGCCTACGAGGCGATGGTGCGCATGGCGCAAGGCTTCGCCCTGCGCTACCCGCTGGTGCATGGCGAGGGCAATTTCGGTTCGCTCGACGGCGACAGCCCGGCGGCCATGCGCTACACCGAGGCCAAGCTGGCGCCGATCGCCGAAGAGCTGCTGCGCGACATTCGCCACGATACCGTCGATTTCCGCGAAAACTACGACGCCACGCTGCGCGAGCCGGTGGTGCTGCCGGCCGCCATCCCGAATCTGTTGGTCAACGGCAGCACCGGCATCGCCGTCGGCATGGCCACCAACATCCCGCCGCATAATCTCGGCGAAGTGGTCGAGGCGCTGATCGCGCTGATTCACCAACCCGACCTCGACAACAAGGAACTGTGCAAGTTCGTCAAGGGGCCGGACTTTCCCACCGGCGGCGAGCTGCTCAACTCGCGCAAAGAGCTGCGCGACATCTACGAGACCGGTCAAGGAGCCGTGCGGCTGCGGGGCCAGTACACCGAAGAGAGCGACAAACGCCGCCGCCGCCTGATCGTCACCTCGATACCCTACACCGTCAACAAGGCGCGTATCGTCGAGGAGATTGCCGAGCACATCGTGGCACGGCGCCTGCCGCAAGCGCTCGACGTGCGCGACGAATCCACCGGCGACATCCGCATCGTCGTCGAAATCAAGCCCGACGCCTCGGCCGAAGCGGTGATGGCGTACATTTACAAACACACCGACTTGCAGGCCAATTTCAACGTCAACTTGACGGCCTTGGTGCCGACCGCCACACCCGGTGTGGGCCAGCCGGCACGCCTGACACTGCGTGAACTGTGCCGCCACTTCCTCGACTTCCGCCTCGAGGTCGTTACCCGCAGACTGACCCACGAGTTACGCGAGCTGCAAGCTCGGCTGCACCTCCTGGCGGGCTTCCTCAAGCTGTTCGGCAACCTCGACCTGGCGATCAAGATCATTCGGCAGTCGGCCGCGCGCGCCGAGGCGGCGCAGAAGTTGCAGAAGGCATTTGGCCTCGATGAGGTCCAGGCCGAGGCGATCCTCGAGACCCGCCTGTATCAGCTGGCGCGTCTGGAGATCGAGAAGATCCGTGAGGAACAGCGCGAGAAGCAGAAGCGGGCTGACGAAATCGACAAGCTGCTGCGCAGCCCCAAGGCGCGCTGGCGACTGGTCGAGACCGAACTGAAGCAGGTCGCCGACACCTACGGCGATAAACGTCGTACCGTGCTGAGCGCGGCCGGCGAACTAGTGTACGACGCCGAGGCCTACGTCGTCCACGAGGATGCCACCGTGGTGGTGACGCGCGACGGCTGGATCAAGCGGGTGGGCGAGGTCAAGGACCCCGCCTCCACGCGCGTGCGCGAAGGCGATGTCGCCAGGTGGATCCTGCGCGGCAACACCCGCGACAGCCTGGTGCTGCTGTCAAGCCTCGGTACCGCGTTCGTCATGAAGGTCACCAACGTGCCCGCCACCACCGGTTACGGCGAGCCGGTGCAGTCGCTGCTCAACTTCAAGGATGGCGAGCGCGTGATCAGCGCCGCGCTGATCC
It encodes:
- the parC gene encoding DNA topoisomerase IV subunit A yields the protein MHPVDLRSAAEARYLAYALSVITSRALPDVRDGLKPVQRRILYAMYQNLRLTAGTRPRKSAAVVGEVLGKYHPHGDLAAYEAMVRMAQGFALRYPLVHGEGNFGSLDGDSPAAMRYTEAKLAPIAEELLRDIRHDTVDFRENYDATLREPVVLPAAIPNLLVNGSTGIAVGMATNIPPHNLGEVVEALIALIHQPDLDNKELCKFVKGPDFPTGGELLNSRKELRDIYETGQGAVRLRGQYTEESDKRRRRLIVTSIPYTVNKARIVEEIAEHIVARRLPQALDVRDESTGDIRIVVEIKPDASAEAVMAYIYKHTDLQANFNVNLTALVPTATPGVGQPARLTLRELCRHFLDFRLEVVTRRLTHELRELQARLHLLAGFLKLFGNLDLAIKIIRQSAARAEAAQKLQKAFGLDEVQAEAILETRLYQLARLEIEKIREEQREKQKRADEIDKLLRSPKARWRLVETELKQVADTYGDKRRTVLSAAGELVYDAEAYVVHEDATVVVTRDGWIKRVGEVKDPASTRVREGDVARWILRGNTRDSLVLLSSLGTAFVMKVTNVPATTGYGEPVQSLLNFKDGERVISAALIPAADAETKMAARWLVASAGGMGFFCQPDLAETTRSGRRFARVKEGDEIIVATPAAGDAIAVATGDGKVLVFPAQELPELSGPGRGVIIMRIDKDDRVVGAVCHRRADRVVAVGDDGGERVLSLPEMAHRAQKGRKAIKRMKVVELRLEARSSSRAALAPGGAPVQQDLFKK
- a CDS encoding hydantoinase/oxoprolinase family protein; this translates as MSRYLVASDAGGTMTDVIVVDEQGRFVIGKAPTTRYDESIGYMESLDDALTYWGKSLAKDGREFCPNVETAIYTGTAMLNTLINLDGLKTGLLVTRGFEDLIVQGRGRQSFIGLDWSEITHMQYRKHAAPLVPRKLTRGVTERIDMFGAPVIPIYEHEVRQGVRELLDEGIEALAIVFLYSFVNPAHELRAQAIAEEIIKEAGRNVYLAVSSQVAPVQREISRANATVVQAYATQPARRQFLTVESKLADYGYSRSLKTVLCYGGVTNIRYPRLFETMMSGPVGGLMGAHYLGQNRGIENIVCSDMGGTSFDAGAITAGILPMEREPAFMQMYVNVPMLDIRSIGAGTGTYIRIDPTTNRIKLGPDSAGGTPGPVFQETGNETPTIGDCDMLLGVINPDYYLGGRVKVNKDKSLRIFKEKVSGPLGLDPYVAAEQCVNLINIMMREHLVRSLMLGYDIRDYVLLGYGGAGPMHLCGYAAEYPWKGVATAPHAAAFSAWGGACMDYAHRRHKSVSAVIPPAASADAKMQAARIIDGAWRELEEELLKELLNEGFDRNLISVRQIAYIRYYGQLEDVEVESPVPRLDAPERVDQLVARFEEVFAKMFTLAGKPPMPTYLTTEVAVVAQVDTLKPKVVKYDLEGKKPSKKAQKAIRPVFQKGQWHDARIYEMDDLRPGNEVAGLAVIEAPNTTLFVPPDWRVKIDEYNIYWLTQGGRKR
- a CDS encoding hydantoinase B/oxoprolinase family protein; protein product: MSAKSTARAQQPARRIKDQLAENERRLQETGCLFGLQTLPRKQADPGTYEAVWHILLNTMDAAWEVGCKVSASPVAAEGGDALWALHVPTGEAVCASKGITAHPGVLSIFIRQLIEMDYETYPGIKPGDVFENNDPHYGGIHSVDFDGAIPIFYKGELVAWASAVSHVMDGGYVTPGSIGFLNPDCFSDGVPVSMERVGEDDRYYPWYEMRIRSRTRVPDWVMGDARGRLAGCITIRDRVLRLIEKYGLDYFQDVCREYIEDSRRYAAARVKTQAVPGRIRKSNFKDLAMKGKRVILPHQNIDCLFNLPLEVHIDADAKLHVSMRGASRWVPFGENIHPSAIPSAMLNGYSHMVGFDMFNWGPVATWDFEMPPAGSWANPFPVNYYASSGVSWAPAVMWLSSFYETFGRLYFSRGFIEEVAAGAATTLTAEFSGINQSGMFVAGLTLEQASNGSPSRGMADGENSAWCIYTPNADFGNAEVTELYYPILFIGRNIEPDSGGYGKFRGGLGHTAVWMVKNTSGVEYQCGCAGMRSKITANHGMFGAYPTWPDRASYASGTNMKALIEQHKPLVHERGDPVHPNLAQNVKAEIMETNAVAPFVTPHQLHEYDLIIHPISGAQAQGDPIERDPARVKADLDAGWTRDWVAAGVHGVVAQRDEKTKEWTVDEAATARKRDEIRQARKTRGVPFRQWWQQERERILAKENMDAAVLDMWRGSMELSPDYGKELRAFWNLPDDFAF
- a CDS encoding TetR/AcrR family transcriptional regulator, whose translation is MGAAAGSIDHARIDGRKARRAGTRAAVVDALLDLLEDGELRPTGPRIAARAGVSLRSIFQHFTDIEALFAAAADRQTERIRALASPVTGQGPLSQRLAAFAAQRARIFEAITPVRRAALLMEPFSPEIARRLRQARAAARREIERVFAPELSPLPASEQSEVLAALDAASGFSTWYTLRAHQDLAPEPALRVMTRLLANLLSEER
- a CDS encoding haloalkane dehalogenase — translated: MEYLRTPDERFGNLPGYPFTPHYLEADGLRIHYLDEGPGGAAPVLLLHGEPSWSYLYRRMIPVIVAAGHRVVAPDLVGFGRSDKPVRRGDYTYQRHVDWMRGVVEQLDLRRITLVCQDWGGLIGLRLAAEHEQRFAGIVAANTFLPTGDVSPGPAFLAWRQYSQETPEFHVGGIVRGGCVSDLAPEIIAAYDAPFPDDRYKAGARQFPTLVPATPDDPATEPNRRAWEVLSRWHKPFLTAFSDSDPITAGADVALRQAIPGAAGQPHTTIAGAGHFLQEDKGEDFARVIVAYLAAAS